One window of Paenibacillus albicereus genomic DNA carries:
- a CDS encoding metal ABC transporter ATP-binding protein, with product MSKSEQDARAAEASQPVLEVSGLSSAYRSQAVLREVTFQAPQGELIAIVGPNGAGKSTLIKTILGLTPSLGGSVRAFGRPVAEVRGRIGYVPQRESVDWDFPTHALDVVMMGRYGRLGWFRRPGRKEKAIAMDCLKGVGMEAFADRQISQLSGGQQQRVFLARALAQDADLYFMDEPFAGVDAATEKAIVDLLRRLRSEGKTVIVVHHDLATVPEYFDSVLLLNVSLQAFGPTAETFTEANLQRTYGGRMAFAAAAASPSRATAESAVATAPAVSAEAAGTAAAASKGAEA from the coding sequence ATGAGTAAAAGCGAACAAGACGCACGGGCGGCCGAGGCTTCGCAGCCGGTGCTGGAGGTGAGCGGGCTGAGCTCCGCGTACCGCAGCCAGGCCGTGCTGCGGGAGGTGACCTTTCAGGCGCCGCAGGGAGAGCTGATCGCGATCGTCGGACCGAACGGAGCCGGCAAGTCGACGCTCATCAAGACGATTCTCGGCCTCACGCCTTCGCTCGGCGGCAGCGTGCGGGCGTTCGGCCGGCCGGTCGCCGAGGTGCGGGGACGCATCGGATACGTGCCGCAGCGGGAGTCGGTCGACTGGGACTTCCCGACGCATGCGCTCGATGTCGTCATGATGGGCCGCTACGGCCGCCTCGGCTGGTTCCGCCGCCCGGGGCGCAAGGAAAAGGCGATCGCCATGGACTGCCTGAAAGGAGTCGGCATGGAGGCGTTCGCCGACCGGCAGATCAGCCAATTGTCGGGCGGCCAGCAGCAGCGGGTGTTCCTCGCCCGGGCGCTGGCCCAGGACGCGGACCTGTATTTTATGGATGAGCCGTTCGCCGGCGTCGACGCCGCTACCGAAAAGGCGATCGTCGACCTGCTGCGGCGTCTCCGCTCGGAAGGCAAGACGGTCATCGTCGTGCATCACGACCTGGCGACCGTGCCGGAATACTTCGACAGCGTGCTGCTGCTCAACGTGTCGCTGCAGGCGTTCGGTCCGACGGCCGAGACGTTCACGGAGGCGAACCTGCAGCGGACGTATGGCGGCCGGATGGCGTTCGCCGCCGCAGCGGCATCGCCATCCCGCGCCACGGCTGAATCTGCGGTCGCCACTGCGCCGGCGGTCTCGGCCGAAGCGGCAGGGACCGCAGCCGCAGCCTCGAAGGGGGCGGAGGCATGA
- a CDS encoding metal ABC transporter solute-binding protein, Zn/Mn family translates to MNMHRSVQRLLGGMALLGAMLAFQACGQQNEGQGGSDPAPGTLAVTTTTGMIADAAKEVGGDRVSVTALMGPGVDPHLYKASHGDMVKLDEADVVLYSGLHLEGKMTEVLEKLGRSRPVVAVTDGVPEDRVLESEPGSGSPDPHVWFNASLWTYAVEKVRDTLIAEDPEHEAGYRQRADAYISELEELHAYALERIGSIPEERRVLVTAHDAFGYFGRAYGLEVTGLQGMSTSSEYGSKDVASLRDFLVERGIPAVFVESSIPRKSIESVIEGAARMGSTVVIGGELFSDAMGEAGTPEGTYAGMFRHNVDTIAEALKGESTP, encoded by the coding sequence ATGAACATGCATCGAAGCGTGCAAAGGCTGCTCGGCGGCATGGCGCTGCTCGGCGCGATGCTGGCGTTTCAAGCCTGCGGACAGCAGAACGAAGGCCAGGGCGGCAGCGACCCGGCGCCGGGCACGTTGGCCGTCACGACGACGACCGGCATGATCGCGGATGCGGCCAAGGAAGTCGGAGGGGATCGGGTGAGCGTCACCGCGCTCATGGGACCGGGCGTCGATCCTCATCTGTACAAGGCTTCGCATGGCGACATGGTCAAGCTGGACGAAGCGGATGTCGTGCTCTACAGCGGGCTTCATCTGGAGGGCAAGATGACGGAAGTGCTGGAGAAGCTGGGCCGCTCCCGCCCCGTCGTCGCCGTAACGGACGGCGTACCCGAGGATCGCGTCCTCGAGAGCGAGCCGGGATCGGGCTCGCCCGACCCGCATGTCTGGTTCAACGCGAGCCTTTGGACATACGCCGTCGAGAAGGTCCGCGACACGCTGATCGCGGAGGATCCGGAGCATGAGGCGGGCTACCGCCAGCGGGCGGACGCCTACATCTCGGAGCTCGAGGAGCTCCACGCCTACGCGCTGGAGCGGATCGGGTCCATACCGGAGGAGCGGCGGGTGCTGGTCACCGCCCATGACGCCTTCGGCTACTTCGGCCGCGCCTATGGGTTGGAAGTGACCGGACTGCAGGGCATGAGCACCTCCTCGGAATACGGGTCCAAAGACGTCGCTTCCCTGCGTGATTTCCTCGTCGAGCGCGGTATCCCGGCAGTATTCGTCGAATCGAGCATCCCGCGCAAGTCGATCGAATCCGTCATCGAGGGGGCCGCGCGGATGGGGAGCACGGTCGTCATCGGCGGCGAGCTGTTTTCGGACGCGATGGGCGAGGCGGGCACGCCGGAGGGAACGTATGCCGGCATGTTCCGGCATAACGTCGATACGATCGCGGAAGCGTTGAAAGGAGAGAGCACACCATGA
- a CDS encoding transglutaminase domain-containing protein, which translates to MEEPGWLRSLLGLEPVALAVLLLIAASLLQGFRRGAGRSSRRLFSFVWDGILLVLSVLGAARLAQLLSAPAADWLRRQVVVPERGLGSLEQVWYTFLTSVRDLPLLRIGVLFLLAYAALRLLLSAFTPLAWRGYELLTRPSGLEDDEDEAEREDGEEWKEREERYAEHRRRGRDELYGHDRWSGEDEPYGPYGLDAEEEGPRRRGSRRSSRPPRQSAGGGLASRAAGALLGGLHGIGRALVLLAGLFLYVSLFPSAPLAAGIESSPVYRQAADRLLQPLAGDLLKGGGPVITEAVGSELQQVMQRRYELVDADIPDDIAAAALRITSGADGDRERARRLYDWLGSRIAYDWDKADGYVERGVWKEQTPEDTFRTRKGVCIDTARLYAVMARAVGLEVKVVTGMGADGRGGFGSHAWNEVRLADEDGGWIPLDATWAQSGDWFDSADFDKTHIAKA; encoded by the coding sequence ATGGAGGAGCCGGGATGGCTGCGCTCGCTGCTTGGCCTGGAGCCGGTCGCCTTGGCCGTGCTGCTGCTGATCGCGGCCTCGCTGCTGCAAGGCTTCCGCCGAGGGGCGGGACGCTCCTCGCGGCGGCTGTTTTCGTTCGTATGGGACGGCATCCTGCTCGTCCTTTCTGTGCTTGGCGCGGCGCGCCTGGCGCAGCTACTGTCCGCCCCTGCGGCGGACTGGCTGAGGAGGCAGGTCGTCGTGCCGGAGCGCGGCCTCGGGTCGCTCGAGCAGGTCTGGTATACGTTCCTGACGAGCGTGCGCGACTTGCCGCTGCTGCGGATCGGCGTGCTGTTCCTGCTCGCATATGCGGCGCTGCGGCTGCTGCTGTCCGCCTTCACGCCGCTGGCATGGAGGGGCTACGAGTTGCTGACCCGTCCGTCCGGCCTAGAAGACGACGAGGACGAGGCGGAGCGGGAAGATGGGGAGGAGTGGAAGGAGCGGGAGGAACGGTACGCCGAGCATCGGCGTCGCGGCCGGGACGAGCTCTATGGGCATGACCGCTGGAGCGGTGAGGACGAGCCCTACGGACCGTATGGGCTTGATGCGGAGGAGGAAGGGCCGCGCCGCCGCGGTTCCCGCCGGAGCTCGCGGCCGCCCCGCCAGTCGGCGGGAGGAGGACTGGCCAGCCGCGCCGCCGGCGCGCTGCTCGGCGGGCTGCACGGCATCGGCCGCGCGCTGGTCCTGCTGGCGGGACTGTTCCTCTATGTCTCGCTGTTTCCGTCGGCTCCGCTGGCGGCCGGCATCGAGAGCTCGCCGGTGTACCGGCAGGCGGCGGACCGCCTCCTGCAGCCGCTTGCCGGCGATCTGCTGAAGGGCGGCGGCCCGGTCATCACCGAGGCGGTCGGCAGCGAGCTGCAGCAGGTCATGCAGCGCCGCTACGAGCTGGTCGACGCGGATATTCCGGACGATATCGCCGCCGCCGCGCTCCGGATCACGTCCGGCGCGGACGGCGACCGCGAGCGGGCACGGAGGCTGTACGACTGGCTCGGCAGCCGCATCGCCTACGACTGGGACAAGGCCGACGGCTACGTCGAGCGCGGCGTCTGGAAAGAGCAGACGCCGGAGGATACGTTCCGCACCCGCAAGGGCGTCTGCATCGATACGGCCAGGCTTTATGCCGTGATGGCGCGCGCGGTCGGCCTGGAGGTCAAGGTCGTAACGGGCATGGGCGCCGACGGCCGCGGCGGCTTCGGCTCCCATGCCTGGAACGAGGTTCGGCTTGCGGACGAGGACGGCGGCTGGATTCCGCTCGATGCGACATGGGCGCAGTCGGGGGACTGGTTCGACTCGGCGGATTTCGACAAGACCCATATCGCCAAGGCTTGA
- a CDS encoding MFS transporter has protein sequence MKTAVWLYLFLFVAFFDLHAQYPILTPFAVSLGAAPSFIGLMMGLYSLTHLPGNLIAGYGIDRFGSRLFISLSLLGAGLILLVQAQVTNPWQLLALRSVSGFVLAFLSPACSALLARMATSALQQGRLMSGSGLVHTLASVVSPAAGAFLVARIGFASAFNLLGWVLVATAVCSILFVRDPKSAPAAAKPAADPSLGEAGGSGRIPWLLYSLPIAVSCSQGILSFELPLLSATTEGMMRTGILFSVVSLGGLVTLSMLFLNRVSAFSRTLLGALLLAAAYYGIAAGAPVPLVYLLFVVGMAKGVIFPALSTLLIELSPSNRYGRTFSMLSISFSVGAFLGPMIAGQVRHLVSPYFISFLVLMAAAAILPFHGGFRRPSAAPAAHLR, from the coding sequence GTGAAGACAGCCGTCTGGCTGTATCTGTTTCTTTTCGTGGCGTTTTTCGACCTGCACGCCCAGTATCCGATCCTCACGCCGTTCGCCGTCTCGCTCGGCGCGGCTCCGTCCTTCATCGGCCTGATGATGGGCCTGTACTCGCTCACGCATCTTCCGGGCAATCTGATCGCCGGCTACGGCATCGACCGCTTCGGCAGCCGCCTGTTCATCTCGCTCAGCCTGCTCGGAGCGGGCCTCATCCTGCTGGTGCAGGCGCAGGTGACCAACCCATGGCAGCTGCTCGCCCTGCGCTCGGTGAGCGGCTTCGTGCTCGCCTTCCTCTCGCCGGCCTGCAGCGCGCTGCTCGCCCGCATGGCCACGTCGGCGCTGCAGCAGGGCCGGCTCATGTCCGGCAGCGGCCTCGTGCACACGCTCGCCTCCGTCGTCTCGCCGGCGGCCGGCGCCTTCCTCGTCGCCCGCATCGGCTTCGCCAGCGCCTTCAACCTGCTCGGCTGGGTGCTCGTCGCCACGGCCGTCTGCTCCATCCTGTTCGTGCGCGATCCGAAGTCCGCCCCGGCCGCCGCGAAGCCCGCCGCCGATCCGTCCTTGGGTGAAGCGGGCGGCAGCGGACGCATCCCCTGGCTGCTGTACTCGCTGCCGATCGCGGTCAGCTGCTCGCAGGGCATCCTTTCCTTCGAGCTGCCGCTTCTGTCCGCCACCACCGAAGGGATGATGCGCACCGGCATCCTGTTCTCCGTCGTCAGCCTCGGCGGGCTCGTGACGCTCAGCATGCTGTTCCTGAACCGCGTCTCCGCCTTCTCGCGCACGCTGCTCGGCGCTCTCCTGCTCGCGGCCGCCTACTACGGCATCGCCGCAGGGGCGCCGGTCCCCTTGGTATACCTGCTGTTCGTCGTCGGCATGGCGAAGGGCGTCATCTTCCCCGCTCTGTCCACGCTGCTCATCGAGCTGAGTCCGAGCAATCGGTACGGCCGCACGTTTTCCATGCTGTCGATTTCGTTCTCGGTCGGAGCTTTCCTCGGACCGATGATCGCCGGCCAAGTCCGGCATCTCGTCTCGCCTTATTTCATCTCGTTCCTCGTGCTGATGGCCGCAGCGGCCATCCTTCCGTTCCATGGGGGCTTCCGGCGGCCCTCCGCCGCGCCAGCCGCCCATTTGCGCTGA
- a CDS encoding toprim domain-containing protein, translating into MTSVIIVEGKNDRSRLRRVLRDEVAILCTYGTPGTAQLELLRKQAGDAQVFIFTDNDASGKRIRGMLRDQFPDAEHIYTRRGYPGVEKTPPEYLLEQLLKAGFEEELIFPEPPEGSRWSKEDGL; encoded by the coding sequence ATGACGAGCGTCATCATCGTGGAAGGCAAGAACGACCGCAGCCGGCTGCGGCGCGTGCTGAGGGACGAGGTCGCCATCCTGTGCACCTACGGCACGCCGGGCACGGCTCAGCTGGAGCTCCTGCGCAAGCAGGCCGGCGACGCGCAGGTGTTCATCTTCACCGACAACGACGCATCCGGCAAGCGCATCCGGGGCATGCTGCGCGACCAGTTCCCCGACGCCGAGCATATCTACACGCGGCGCGGCTATCCCGGCGTGGAGAAGACGCCCCCGGAATACTTGCTGGAGCAGCTTCTGAAGGCCGGCTTCGAGGAAGAGCTGATCTTTCCGGAGCCGCCCGAGGGTTCCCGTTGGAGCAAGGAAGACGGCCTGTAG